The Streptomyces sp. NBC_00162 genome window below encodes:
- a CDS encoding DUF4360 domain-containing protein → MIKSLRTGFTAAAVTAALVTLSPSAGASASAPSAKAPSDQVTVDVASVNGSGCRPGSAAVAVAPDNTAFTVTYSEYVAQAGGGAPAVEGRKNCQLSLVVHVPQGYTYAVAQVDYRGFGSLQEGAIGTQKASYYFQGMSQTAQRSHRFNGAFEDNWQATDTTGVEALVFAPCGEQRNFNINTELRAEVGTSDPAQTSFMALDSTDGAINSVYHFSWKQCPVD, encoded by the coding sequence GTGATCAAGTCGCTCCGTACCGGATTCACCGCAGCCGCCGTGACCGCAGCTCTCGTCACGCTCAGCCCCTCGGCCGGGGCCTCCGCCTCGGCACCTTCCGCCAAGGCTCCCTCCGACCAGGTGACCGTGGACGTCGCCTCCGTCAACGGATCGGGCTGCCGTCCAGGCAGCGCCGCCGTCGCGGTCGCGCCGGACAACACCGCCTTCACCGTCACCTACAGCGAGTACGTGGCCCAGGCCGGCGGGGGAGCCCCCGCCGTCGAAGGGCGCAAGAACTGTCAGCTCTCGCTCGTCGTCCACGTCCCCCAGGGCTACACCTACGCCGTGGCCCAGGTCGACTACCGGGGCTTCGGCAGCCTGCAGGAGGGCGCGATCGGAACACAGAAGGCCAGCTACTACTTCCAGGGCATGAGCCAGACCGCCCAGCGCAGCCACAGGTTCAACGGCGCGTTCGAGGACAACTGGCAGGCCACCGACACCACGGGCGTCGAGGCGCTGGTCTTCGCACCCTGCGGCGAACAGCGCAACTTCAACATCAACACCGAGCTGCGTGCCGAGGTCGGAACCTCCGACCCGGCGCAGACCAGCTTCATGGCGCTCGACTCGACGGACGGTGCCATCAACAGCGTGTACCACTTCTCCTGGAAGCAGTGCCCGGTGGACTGA
- a CDS encoding HutD family protein has protein sequence MRSGAQVRILRAAGRAAAVWKNGGGVTREIAVFPEGAGMDDFVWRASLAEVAADGPFSAFPGIDRTITLAEGAGMDLTVGGVRRLVDERFAPQDFPGDEPTGCRLLSGPVVNFNVMYRRGAAEVATAVVRGRLSRAVVSDETLLVVALEGAATVQVGRGPALALAQYDAVLVMGDFIDYMDISGHVALVCFR, from the coding sequence GTGAGGAGCGGCGCCCAGGTCAGGATCCTGCGGGCGGCCGGTCGCGCCGCCGCCGTCTGGAAGAACGGCGGGGGAGTCACCCGGGAGATCGCGGTATTCCCCGAAGGTGCCGGGATGGACGACTTCGTCTGGCGGGCCAGCCTCGCCGAGGTCGCCGCCGACGGGCCCTTCTCGGCCTTTCCCGGGATCGACCGTACGATCACCCTGGCCGAAGGCGCCGGCATGGACCTCACGGTCGGGGGTGTACGCCGCCTCGTGGACGAGCGGTTCGCGCCGCAGGACTTCCCCGGGGACGAGCCGACCGGCTGCCGGCTCCTCTCGGGTCCCGTCGTGAACTTCAACGTGATGTACCGCCGGGGCGCCGCGGAGGTGGCGACCGCCGTCGTGCGGGGCCGGCTCTCGCGCGCCGTCGTGTCGGACGAGACCCTGCTGGTGGTCGCCCTGGAGGGGGCGGCCACGGTGCAGGTGGGGCGGGGCCCGGCCCTCGCGCTGGCCCAGTACGACGCGGTCCTGGTGATGGGCGACTTCATCGACTACATGGACATCTCAGGGCACGTGGCGCTGGTCTGCTTCCGGTAG
- a CDS encoding glycoside hydrolase family 64 protein, whose translation MNTTFLRRIPLLLAAVLLALAGSPALAPAAAGAAASAAFSASAAADYTQGVTAQGSGTVRIWFKPAVPAALVDVHYLPGGGLGQQNFRMTNNAGTWEQTVSGFAPGSALPYWFTYEKGGPLYDTPHFTHTVGGTGGGGGGGGGGEGGGGTGSFPITFQNNTGGTYADSQIHVTVLGQVTPGQWSYMKPDGTMAHISHLDATAPGHLVKRGVNYPDMSFTLAQVGGTVPSPPAIRGGRIYLSLGSPMYIPVSPDDQGWGGPDPRNPDDPNSDVYYDWYEYTYVYGQVAFGGNTTQVDQFGFPITSRLRQTSSGHDTTRGITATRAEVMQRYASSVGPAFRPLQNNYRILAPRSSDLFQPGGAAQDHLTAAIDQAWAHYTTHPFTLNRLGETFSGRVTGSTLTFGKNGAGSFTLRKPTSPDVMACAGAMASGNDTEKQLGAEFCAAFSRGVALDTTAWYSPAAYYTGPAKNDYAGFFHTVGLNQRAYGFPYDDINDQSSVQILGNSEPPTGLTLGIGW comes from the coding sequence GTGAACACCACGTTCCTGCGGCGGATCCCGCTGCTCCTGGCGGCCGTCCTGCTCGCCCTGGCGGGCTCCCCGGCCCTGGCCCCGGCGGCCGCCGGGGCCGCCGCCTCCGCTGCCTTTTCCGCCTCCGCTGCCGCCGACTACACGCAGGGCGTCACGGCCCAGGGCTCCGGCACCGTCCGGATCTGGTTCAAGCCCGCCGTCCCGGCCGCCCTGGTGGACGTCCACTACCTGCCGGGCGGGGGCCTGGGCCAGCAGAACTTCCGGATGACGAACAACGCGGGCACCTGGGAGCAGACCGTCAGCGGCTTCGCTCCCGGCTCCGCCCTCCCGTACTGGTTCACGTACGAGAAGGGCGGCCCGCTCTACGACACCCCGCACTTCACCCACACGGTCGGCGGGACCGGGGGCGGCGGGGGCGGGGGCGGGGGCGGCGAGGGCGGGGGCGGCACCGGCAGCTTCCCCATCACCTTCCAGAACAACACCGGGGGCACGTACGCCGATTCACAGATCCACGTCACCGTCCTCGGCCAGGTGACGCCCGGCCAGTGGTCGTACATGAAGCCCGACGGCACCATGGCACACATCAGCCACCTGGACGCCACCGCCCCCGGCCACCTGGTCAAACGGGGCGTCAACTACCCCGACATGTCCTTCACCCTGGCCCAGGTGGGCGGCACCGTCCCCTCCCCGCCGGCGATCCGGGGCGGCCGGATCTACCTCTCGCTCGGCTCCCCGATGTACATCCCGGTCTCCCCCGACGACCAGGGCTGGGGCGGCCCCGATCCGCGCAACCCCGACGACCCCAACAGCGATGTGTACTACGACTGGTACGAGTACACCTACGTGTACGGGCAGGTCGCCTTCGGCGGGAACACCACCCAGGTCGACCAGTTCGGCTTCCCGATCACCTCACGGCTGCGCCAGACCTCCAGCGGCCACGACACCACCCGGGGCATCACCGCCACCCGCGCCGAGGTCATGCAGCGGTACGCGTCCTCCGTCGGCCCCGCGTTCAGGCCGCTGCAGAACAACTACCGCATCCTGGCGCCGCGTTCCTCGGATCTCTTCCAGCCCGGCGGCGCCGCGCAGGACCACCTCACCGCCGCCATCGACCAGGCATGGGCCCACTACACCACCCACCCCTTCACCCTGAACCGCCTAGGCGAGACCTTCTCCGGGCGGGTCACCGGTTCCACCCTCACCTTCGGCAAGAACGGCGCGGGCTCCTTCACCCTGCGCAAGCCCACCTCGCCCGACGTCATGGCCTGCGCCGGTGCGATGGCCTCGGGCAACGACACCGAGAAGCAGCTCGGCGCGGAGTTCTGCGCCGCGTTCAGCCGGGGCGTCGCCCTCGACACCACCGCCTGGTACAGCCCGGCGGCGTACTACACCGGACCGGCGAAGAACGACTACGCCGGCTTCTTCCACACCGTCGGCCTGAACCAGCGGGCCTACGGATTCCCCTACGACGACATCAACGACCAGTCCTCCGTACAGATCCTCGGCAACTCCGAACCGCCGACCGGACTGACCCTCGGCATCGGCTGGTGA
- a CDS encoding glyoxal oxidase, whose product MSRPHRSAAVSAWVIASALTLTAMSPAPQPRPVERTEGAETAEAAVIGEDHARAHARLREAAKGTQGYPQTKRTASLTALRESQTKANARFTAAEFGRFTQYFPSPDFGVHLAQLPTGKVLLFSFERTEENPTKETGPTNTVGRTNAGRAYLWDPAKGTGAQAFKKVAPPVVLMPDGSHAPRPAPFFCAGHAYLPNGMVGVFGGNVGGKGGSGAKLSFVFDPWTEIWYRNRDMSVGRWYPSVVTGADGRQIIMSGQSERGTGTPTPVVERFPALRHPVPRRAFDIPLDLASQRLRSDAPFRNDYPHLFSLRDGMIYGLGRDADQQWLFDPVREVRTDLPRRPADFRGYGSAVPLPAGFRGPDSVLVLGGDPRDPHTYRLSGGRWTIEEPRAFGRTQDDTLILPDGTLLTVNGALDTRDYGNGPFNPKADLKYRQIELRDARGHWKLGPAQRLPRGYHSNALIMPDGRMMVTGDELQQIANDPDMRDGMDGSIELYEPAYLHRGPRPALDRVPAGELGHDTAFEVSSSTPKDVARAVLLAPTTVTHSVNTSQRHLELRRTGVRGTAIGLRTPPTAADAPPGYYMLFLLNAKGVPSSAKWVKLGIR is encoded by the coding sequence ATGTCCCGCCCGCACCGCTCCGCCGCAGTGTCGGCCTGGGTGATCGCCTCCGCCCTGACCCTCACGGCGATGTCGCCGGCTCCGCAGCCCCGCCCCGTCGAGCGGACCGAGGGAGCCGAGACGGCCGAGGCCGCCGTGATCGGCGAGGACCACGCCCGGGCGCACGCGCGGCTGCGCGAGGCGGCCAAGGGAACCCAGGGCTATCCGCAGACGAAGCGCACGGCGAGCCTGACCGCGCTCCGGGAGTCCCAGACCAAGGCCAACGCACGCTTCACGGCAGCGGAGTTCGGACGGTTCACGCAGTACTTCCCCTCCCCCGACTTCGGCGTGCACCTGGCCCAGCTGCCGACGGGCAAGGTGCTGCTCTTCTCCTTCGAGCGCACGGAGGAGAACCCGACCAAGGAGACCGGGCCCACGAACACGGTCGGCCGGACCAACGCGGGCCGCGCATACCTCTGGGATCCGGCCAAGGGGACCGGTGCGCAGGCCTTCAAGAAGGTGGCCCCGCCCGTCGTCCTGATGCCCGACGGCAGCCACGCCCCGCGCCCGGCACCCTTCTTCTGCGCCGGGCACGCCTACCTGCCCAACGGGATGGTCGGCGTCTTCGGCGGCAACGTGGGCGGCAAGGGCGGCAGCGGCGCCAAGCTGTCCTTCGTCTTCGACCCGTGGACCGAAATCTGGTACCGCAACCGGGACATGTCCGTGGGCCGTTGGTACCCCTCGGTCGTGACCGGCGCGGACGGCCGCCAGATCATCATGTCCGGCCAGTCCGAGCGCGGTACGGGCACCCCCACCCCGGTGGTCGAGCGCTTCCCCGCGCTGCGCCACCCCGTGCCCCGGCGGGCGTTCGACATCCCGCTGGACCTCGCCTCGCAACGGCTGCGCTCGGACGCCCCGTTCCGCAACGACTACCCGCACCTCTTCTCGCTGCGGGACGGGATGATCTACGGGCTGGGCCGTGACGCCGACCAGCAGTGGCTGTTCGACCCGGTCAGGGAGGTACGCACCGACCTGCCGCGGCGACCCGCCGACTTCCGCGGGTACGGCTCCGCCGTGCCCCTCCCGGCGGGTTTCCGGGGGCCGGATTCCGTCCTGGTGCTCGGCGGCGACCCGCGCGACCCGCACACGTACCGGCTGTCCGGCGGCCGGTGGACCATCGAGGAGCCGCGTGCCTTCGGGCGCACCCAGGACGACACCCTGATCCTGCCGGACGGCACGCTGCTGACCGTCAACGGAGCGCTCGACACCCGGGATTACGGCAACGGGCCGTTCAACCCGAAGGCCGACCTGAAGTACCGGCAGATCGAGCTGCGCGACGCGCGCGGCCACTGGAAGCTCGGCCCGGCGCAGCGGCTGCCCCGCGGCTACCACTCCAACGCCCTGATCATGCCCGACGGCCGGATGATGGTCACCGGGGACGAGCTCCAGCAGATCGCCAACGACCCTGACATGAGGGACGGGATGGACGGCAGCATCGAGCTCTACGAGCCCGCCTACCTGCACCGTGGCCCCCGGCCGGCCCTCGACCGGGTTCCGGCGGGCGAGCTCGGCCACGACACGGCATTCGAGGTCTCGAGCTCGACGCCGAAGGACGTGGCGCGCGCCGTGCTGCTGGCGCCGACGACCGTCACGCACTCGGTGAACACCAGCCAGCGCCACCTGGAGCTCCGGCGCACCGGCGTACGGGGCACCGCGATCGGGCTCCGGACGCCGCCGACCGCGGCCGACGCGCCGCCCGGGTACTACATGCTGTTCCTGCTCAACGCGAAGGGCGTCCCCAGCTCGGCGAAGTGGGTGAAGCTGGGGATCCGTTGA
- a CDS encoding MarR family winged helix-turn-helix transcriptional regulator, translated as MSGKSGTAPHAAPAKLQLLELLAAIGTAQWRDFAAAAAHYGLTSTQARVLAQLDGPVPMRGLAKLLVCDASNVTGIVDRLEARELVRREPAPTDRRVKNVVATDAGREVIRRVREEMQATHGALDTLDEAESATLYALLERLRPTMEKDA; from the coding sequence ATGTCTGGTAAGAGCGGCACCGCCCCGCACGCAGCCCCCGCCAAGCTCCAGCTGCTGGAGCTGCTCGCCGCCATCGGCACGGCCCAGTGGCGCGACTTCGCGGCGGCCGCCGCTCATTACGGCCTCACCTCCACCCAGGCCAGGGTCCTCGCGCAGCTCGACGGCCCCGTGCCGATGCGCGGGCTCGCCAAGCTGCTGGTCTGCGACGCGTCGAACGTGACCGGCATCGTCGACCGCCTGGAGGCCCGCGAGCTGGTGCGCCGCGAACCGGCCCCCACCGACCGCCGCGTCAAGAACGTGGTGGCCACGGACGCGGGCCGCGAGGTCATCCGCCGCGTGCGGGAGGAGATGCAGGCGACCCACGGCGCGCTCGACACCCTCGACGAAGCCGAGAGCGCGACGCTCTACGCCCTGCTGGAGCGCCTGCGCCCCACGATGGAGAAGGACGCCTGA
- a CDS encoding DUF4180 domain-containing protein produces the protein MSTLQTINNVSVLMCEAEGEVIAGEREALDCIGDAGYQGAEWVVIPAERFDDAFFRLSTRVAGEIIQKFVQYRVGIIVLGDISRHTEASSALRDFVRECNRGTQTWFLADDAELRGRLAGAEA, from the coding sequence ATGAGCACCCTGCAGACGATCAACAACGTGTCCGTGCTGATGTGCGAGGCCGAGGGCGAGGTCATCGCCGGTGAACGCGAGGCCCTCGACTGCATAGGCGACGCGGGCTACCAGGGTGCCGAGTGGGTCGTCATCCCCGCCGAGCGGTTCGACGACGCGTTCTTCCGGCTGAGCACCCGCGTCGCCGGCGAGATCATCCAGAAGTTCGTCCAGTACCGGGTGGGGATCATCGTCCTCGGAGACATCTCCCGCCACACCGAGGCCAGTTCGGCGTTGCGCGACTTCGTCCGCGAGTGCAACCGCGGGACCCAGACGTGGTTCCTCGCCGATGACGCGGAGCTGCGCGGGCGGCTGGCCGGGGCGGAAGCGTGA
- a CDS encoding acyl-CoA carboxylase epsilon subunit, whose product MLRVERGLAGPEELAAIAVVVACYAGRTAHARARAKGAGQEAGRRRAARPDAGCWAGCWACR is encoded by the coding sequence GTGCTGCGTGTCGAGAGGGGCCTGGCCGGCCCCGAGGAACTGGCGGCGATCGCCGTCGTGGTCGCCTGCTACGCGGGCCGCACCGCCCATGCCCGCGCCCGGGCGAAGGGCGCCGGGCAGGAAGCCGGCCGGCGGCGCGCCGCCCGCCCGGACGCCGGCTGCTGGGCAGGCTGCTGGGCCTGCCGCTGA
- a CDS encoding glycoside hydrolase family 16 protein, producing the protein MRQRSDRNRPAVRRAVSAALSTIAVVAAASVAVVLPAGATAPPTPAGWSQVFLDDFNGPAGSGLNTADWQYTTGTSYPGGPAGFGTGEIETMTADPANVSLDGTGNLRITPRRDAAGNWTSGRVETRRSDFQPPVGGTLRTEARIQMPNVTGPAAKGYWPAFWMLGAPYRGNWWNWPGVGELDILENVQGINQVWATMHCGTSPGGPCNEKSGIGGQRVCPGTSCQGGFHTYAVEWDRSTAAEQMRFYVDGINFHTVRADQVDATTWTNATNHGYFIILNVAMGGEFPAAFGGGPDAATEPGHPMVVDYVSVLRSTGGTTPPTTPPTTPPTTPPTTPPTTPPAGNRDAYAPIQAESYDSQAGVAKENTTDTGGGQDLTTLGNGDWAVYKGVDFGPSAARQFYGRVASGAAGGVSGLVEVRLDSRTAAPVGSFSVANTGGWQSWRTVPANISAVTGTHDVYLTFTSGQSADFVNLNWFDFGH; encoded by the coding sequence ATGCGTCAGAGATCCGACAGGAATCGGCCCGCCGTCCGGCGGGCCGTCTCAGCCGCGCTCAGCACGATCGCGGTGGTCGCGGCGGCCTCGGTGGCGGTCGTCCTGCCCGCCGGCGCCACGGCTCCCCCCACCCCGGCCGGCTGGTCCCAGGTGTTCCTGGACGACTTCAACGGGCCCGCCGGCTCCGGCCTGAACACCGCCGACTGGCAGTACACCACCGGTACGAGCTACCCCGGCGGGCCCGCGGGATTCGGCACCGGCGAGATAGAGACGATGACCGCCGACCCCGCCAACGTCTCCCTCGACGGGACCGGCAACCTGCGCATCACCCCGCGGCGGGACGCGGCCGGCAACTGGACCTCCGGGCGCGTGGAGACCCGGCGTTCGGACTTCCAGCCCCCGGTGGGCGGCACACTGCGCACCGAGGCCCGCATACAGATGCCGAACGTCACGGGCCCGGCGGCCAAGGGCTACTGGCCGGCGTTCTGGATGCTCGGGGCTCCGTACCGCGGCAACTGGTGGAACTGGCCGGGCGTCGGTGAGCTCGACATCCTGGAGAACGTGCAGGGCATCAACCAGGTCTGGGCGACCATGCACTGCGGCACCAGCCCGGGCGGCCCCTGCAACGAGAAGTCCGGCATCGGCGGGCAGCGCGTCTGCCCCGGCACCAGCTGCCAGGGCGGCTTCCACACCTATGCCGTGGAGTGGGACCGGTCGACCGCGGCCGAGCAGATGCGCTTCTACGTCGACGGGATCAACTTCCATACGGTACGGGCCGATCAGGTGGACGCCACCACCTGGACCAACGCCACGAACCACGGCTACTTCATCATCCTGAACGTCGCGATGGGCGGCGAGTTCCCGGCGGCCTTCGGCGGCGGACCCGACGCGGCGACCGAGCCCGGTCATCCCATGGTCGTCGACTACGTGTCCGTGCTCCGCTCGACCGGCGGCACCACACCGCCCACCACACCGCCGACGACGCCTCCGACCACGCCGCCGACGACTCCCCCCACCACCCCGCCGGCCGGCAACCGCGACGCCTACGCCCCGATCCAGGCCGAGTCGTACGACTCCCAGGCGGGGGTGGCGAAGGAGAACACCACGGACACCGGCGGCGGCCAGGACCTCACCACCCTCGGCAACGGTGACTGGGCCGTCTACAAGGGTGTCGATTTCGGCCCGTCGGCCGCGCGGCAGTTCTACGGACGCGTAGCCTCCGGAGCGGCCGGCGGGGTCAGCGGCCTCGTCGAGGTACGGCTCGACAGCCGCACCGCGGCGCCGGTCGGCAGCTTCTCCGTGGCCAACACCGGCGGCTGGCAGAGCTGGCGCACGGTGCCGGCGAACATCAGCGCGGTCACGGGCACCCACGACGTGTACCTGACCTTCACCAGCGGCCAGAGCGCCGACTTCGTGAACCTCAACTGGTTCGACTTCGGCCACTGA
- a CDS encoding FAD-dependent oxidoreductase, protein MEDNADVRVPVLVVGGSLVGLSTSLFLSRHGVRHLLVEKHSGTSPHPRGRGINARTMELFRTAGAERAIRHAASALEGVQGILQARSLTDGDHTWLIKSVDPSGALRKFSPTGWCLCSQNNIEPVLAAQSRAQGAEIRFSTELMSFDQDATGVTALVKNRTTGEHTTVRADFLIAADGPRSPVREQLGIPQTGNGELFHNVSVTFRSERLIEVLGDLRFIVCYLMRPGADGALLPVDNATQWVFHAPWHPDRGETLEDFTDERCVEQIRNAIGVPDLDVEIGGKAPWHAAERVAVRYSSGRRVFLAGDAAHEMSPTGAFGSNTGIQDAHNLAWKIAAVLDGAAGIELLDTYEAERLPVAKATSERASARSAEHSHPGYAPPPTMGGGPGSGVLPTAMGYCYPRGAVIGGDPGRPIIPQAMRLMGDTGTRAPHMWLLRAGERISALDLYERSFVLLSGAGTPWRDAAARVAEQLPAARLDAYTIGSGPGADLLQETGADWAEVHGMHPEGALLVRPDGFVAWRSEGAVADPAATLLEVLTTVLQRR, encoded by the coding sequence ATGGAAGACAACGCCGATGTTCGCGTACCGGTTCTCGTCGTGGGCGGCTCCCTCGTGGGCCTGTCCACCTCGCTTTTCCTGAGCCGCCACGGAGTGAGGCACCTTCTGGTCGAGAAGCACTCCGGTACCTCCCCGCACCCGCGAGGCCGCGGCATCAACGCCCGGACCATGGAGCTCTTCCGCACGGCGGGGGCCGAACGCGCGATCCGCCATGCGGCATCCGCTCTGGAGGGCGTTCAGGGCATTCTGCAGGCCAGGTCACTGACCGACGGCGACCACACGTGGCTGATCAAGTCGGTGGACCCGTCGGGGGCGCTGCGCAAGTTCAGCCCCACCGGCTGGTGCCTGTGCAGCCAGAACAACATCGAGCCGGTGCTGGCCGCGCAGAGCCGCGCGCAGGGGGCCGAGATCCGGTTCTCCACCGAGCTGATGAGCTTCGACCAGGACGCGACGGGCGTGACCGCCCTGGTCAAGAACCGCACGACGGGCGAGCACACCACCGTGCGGGCCGACTTCCTGATCGCCGCCGACGGGCCGCGCAGCCCCGTAAGAGAGCAGCTGGGGATCCCCCAGACGGGTAACGGCGAGCTGTTCCACAACGTGAGCGTCACCTTCCGCTCGGAGCGGCTCATCGAGGTGCTGGGCGATCTGCGCTTCATCGTCTGCTACCTGATGCGGCCGGGAGCGGACGGGGCGCTGCTGCCGGTCGACAACGCGACGCAGTGGGTCTTCCACGCCCCCTGGCACCCGGACCGGGGCGAGACCCTGGAGGACTTCACCGACGAGCGGTGCGTGGAGCAGATCCGCAACGCCATCGGAGTGCCCGACCTGGATGTGGAGATCGGCGGAAAGGCTCCCTGGCACGCCGCCGAACGGGTGGCGGTGCGGTACTCGTCCGGCCGCCGGGTGTTCCTGGCCGGTGACGCGGCCCACGAGATGTCCCCGACCGGGGCCTTCGGCTCCAACACGGGCATCCAGGACGCGCACAACCTGGCCTGGAAGATCGCCGCGGTGCTGGACGGGGCGGCCGGCATCGAGCTGCTCGACACCTACGAGGCCGAGCGGCTGCCGGTGGCGAAGGCCACGAGCGAGCGGGCGTCGGCCCGTTCGGCGGAGCACAGCCACCCGGGGTACGCGCCGCCGCCCACCATGGGCGGCGGGCCGGGCAGCGGGGTGCTGCCCACGGCGATGGGCTACTGCTACCCGCGCGGCGCGGTCATCGGCGGCGATCCGGGACGGCCGATCATCCCCCAGGCGATGCGCCTGATGGGTGACACCGGCACCCGGGCCCCGCACATGTGGCTGCTCAGGGCCGGTGAGCGGATCTCCGCCCTGGACCTGTACGAGCGCTCGTTCGTACTGCTCAGCGGCGCGGGGACGCCGTGGCGGGATGCGGCCGCACGGGTGGCCGAGCAGCTGCCGGCCGCCCGGCTGGATGCCTACACCATCGGCTCCGGGCCGGGCGCCGACCTGCTCCAGGAGACGGGCGCCGACTGGGCCGAGGTCCACGGGATGCACCCCGAGGGCGCGCTGCTCGTACGCCCGGACGGGTTCGTGGCCTGGCGCTCCGAGGGCGCCGTCGCGGATCCCGCGGCGACGCTGCTCGAGGTCCTCACGACGGTGTTGCAGCGGAGGTGA
- a CDS encoding LacI family DNA-binding transcriptional regulator: MPETRPGDRPTLEAVAERAGVSRATASRVVNGGDGVRPHLVEKVREAIRDLGYVPNPAARTLVTRRTGAVAVIIAEPEIRIFSDPFFSRQVRGISKELTAHDMQLVLLLVEDQGDYDRIERYLAGGHVDGALAFSLHTDDPLPAITRRIGMPTVYGGRPGWTAGPGEPGEPDGEVAYVDADNRGGARAAVRYLVAQGHERIAHIAGPLDQTSAADRLSGYRDVLPEADPALVAEGDFTVAGGARAMAELLDRRPGIDAVFAGNDLMATGALRVLREHGRTVPGDVAVIGFDDAEQVAESADPPLTTVRQDIEGMGRLMARLLLDSLGSGGREGRPAPRPVITSTELVRRASA, from the coding sequence GTGCCGGAAACACGTCCCGGGGACCGCCCCACCCTGGAGGCGGTCGCGGAGCGCGCCGGGGTATCCCGGGCCACCGCGTCCCGCGTCGTCAACGGCGGCGACGGAGTCCGTCCCCACCTGGTGGAGAAGGTGCGCGAGGCCATCCGGGACCTGGGCTACGTGCCGAACCCCGCGGCCCGCACCCTGGTCACCCGGCGTACCGGCGCCGTCGCGGTGATCATCGCCGAGCCGGAGATACGGATCTTCTCCGACCCGTTCTTCTCCCGGCAGGTGCGCGGCATCAGCAAGGAACTGACGGCGCACGACATGCAGTTGGTGCTCCTGCTGGTGGAGGACCAGGGAGACTACGACCGGATCGAGCGCTATCTGGCGGGCGGCCACGTCGACGGAGCGCTCGCCTTCTCCCTGCACACCGACGATCCGCTGCCGGCGATCACCCGGCGCATCGGCATGCCCACGGTGTACGGCGGCCGGCCGGGCTGGACCGCCGGGCCCGGGGAGCCGGGCGAGCCCGACGGCGAGGTGGCGTACGTGGACGCGGACAACCGCGGGGGAGCACGCGCGGCCGTACGGTACCTGGTGGCGCAGGGCCACGAGCGGATCGCGCACATCGCCGGCCCGCTCGACCAGACATCGGCGGCCGACCGGCTGAGCGGCTACCGGGACGTGTTGCCGGAGGCCGATCCCGCACTGGTCGCCGAGGGGGACTTCACCGTGGCGGGCGGGGCCCGGGCGATGGCCGAACTGCTGGACCGCCGGCCCGGGATCGACGCCGTGTTCGCGGGGAACGACCTGATGGCGACGGGCGCGCTACGGGTGCTGCGGGAGCACGGCCGGACGGTACCCGGGGACGTGGCGGTGATCGGCTTCGACGATGCCGAGCAGGTGGCGGAGAGCGCCGATCCGCCGCTGACGACCGTACGCCAGGACATCGAGGGGATGGGGCGCCTGATGGCGCGGCTGCTGCTGGACAGCTTGGGGAGCGGGGGCCGGGAGGGACGCCCCGCACCCCGCCCGGTGATCACTTCCACCGAGCTGGTCCGGCGCGCGTCGGCCTGA